The following proteins are encoded in a genomic region of Sparus aurata chromosome 23, fSpaAur1.1, whole genome shotgun sequence:
- the LOC115574823 gene encoding reticulocyte-binding protein 2 homolog a-like isoform X2 — MAIADQLVELMFSWIKKRENCAKKLKKLADELETLREKCNSAECAGSTVSVIGAASLIGAGVATFFTAGAAVPALAIVGGIYSGVGAAVSVTTKIIEHFSSSDTLKEAEKIEKENNETAKSIQNLFEQLKVEVKRMYPSANPDQVDRHVMTSFMGAVARRSGLKLNINFSQHESFYLIEPGMRQNSLNTFAMTAGLTVYGIFTVFSLKTAGKQSKLLIAEATKKLIKEMSAAGLKTAIKGGAMVVGGAVGMGFALSEAIDNWKDLIEKNHETEASRSLRKTADDILKMCRTLKDQFDNMRTVLEEMDRRQREEEERARRQLEEKEKARKQREDEVLAKRRGEEQEKAKKQLQEQKDEARKQREDEVLAKRRGEEEEKAKKQLQEQKDEARKQREDEVLAKRRGEEEEKAKKQIKEQKEKARRRQEYEMQTGGEQKKNSQQAEQTGGDQGDDERDDKDKRRDQEGVEGDSEEETEEEESKHTGRKKKKKCHRKNRTTNRQIQTVDQGEINQTPPGTIRIGLLNTRSMNQRTSRISELITGNYLDVFLTTETWLRDDTADRVLSMATPEGFRSHYQVRDGRRGGGVANQFSEELQGEQLNFNHLNITTFEFVVTVLQHDDWDQPVVIINVYHPPGYNQQRFRRFLDEFQSLLDEVKKNYSSIIVAGDFNIHVNEERRSYTDEFDFLLWVNNLIQHVEEPTHEGGNTLDLVITTNVEISGLIVRDDGVSDHYTVYFNAKPKDTTDKTEQNENEEQKRFRKM; from the exons ATGGCCATCGCTGATCAGCTGGTGGAGCTGATGTTCTCCTGGATCAAGAAGAGGGAGAACTGTGCAAAGAAGCTGAAGAAACTGGCTGATGAGTTGGAGACACTCAGGGAGAAATGCAACTCTGCAGAATGTGCTGGCAGCACAGTGTCGGTGATCGGAGCAGCGAGTCTGATTGGAGCCGGTGTGGCCACTTTCTTTACTGCCGGAGCAGCTGTTCCAGCTTTAGCTATTGTAGGAGGAATATATAGCGGTGTTGGTGCCGCTGTATCTGTAACTACAAAGATCATTGAGCACTTTTCATCCAGCGACACCTTGAAAGAGGCTGAGAAGATAGAAAAGGAGAACAATGAGACTGCAAAAAGCATCCAGAATCTGTTTGAGCAGctgaaggtggaggtgaagaGGATGTATCCCTCTGCTAACCCAGATCAAGTCGACCGACATGTCATGACTTCATTCATGGGAGCCGTGGCCAGAAGAAGTGGCCTGAAGCTGAACATCAATTTCAGTCAACATGAGAGTTTTTATCTCATTGAACCAGGAATGAGACAGAACTCACTCAACACTTTTGCAATGACAGCTGGACTGACAGTTTATggtattttcacagttttctcaCTGAAAACTGCTGGGAAACAATCTAAGCTTTTGATTGCTGAAGCAACCAAAAAACTCATCAAAGAAATGTCCGCAGCAGGATTGAAGACAGCTATTAAAGGCGGAGCCATG GTTGTGGGAGGAGCTGTTGGAATGGGGTTTGCTCTTTCTGAGGCAATTGACAACTGGAAAGACCTGATCGAGAAGAATCATGAGACTGAAGCGAGCCGAtcactgagaaaaacagctgATGACATTCTAAAGATGTGCCGTACACTGAAGGATCAGTTCGACAACATGAG GACGGTTCTGGAGGAGATGGacagaagacaaagagaagaggaggagagggccaGAAGACAActagaagagaaggagaag gccagaaaacaaagagaagatgAGGTGCTGGccaaaagaagaggagaagagcaaGAGAAGGCCAAAAAACAATTACAGGAGCAGAAGGATGAGgccagaaaacaaagagaagatgAGGTGCTGGccaaaagaagaggagaagaggaagagaaggccAAAAAACAATTACAGGAGCAGAAGGATGAGgccagaaaacaaagagaagatgAGGTGCTGGccaaaagaagaggagaagaggaagagaaggccaaaaaacaaataaaggagcagaaggagaaggcCAGAAGACGACAGGAATATGAGATGCAAACTGGAggtgaacaaaagaaaaacagtcagcAGGCCGAACAGACTGGAGGTGATCAGGGAGATGATGAGAGGGATGATAAGGATAAAAGGAGAGATCAGGAGGGAGTGGAGGGTGATAGcgaggaagagacagaggaagaggagagcaagCACACTggtagaaagaaaaagaaaaagtgccatcgaaaaaacagaacaacgaATAGACAAATCCAAACTGTGGATCAGGGTGAGATCAACCAAACACCTCCTGGAACAATCAGGATCGGGTTGCTCAACACTCGGTCGATGAATCAAAGAACATCCAGGATCTCAGAGCTCATAACAGGAAACTACCTGGACGTCTTTCTCACAACAGAGACGTGGTTACGAGATGATACAGCAGACAGAGTCCTCAGTATGGCAACACCAGAAGGTTTCAGGTCCCACTATCAGGTGAGGGATggtagaagaggaggaggggtggccAATCAGTTCTCAGAGGAATTGCAGGGAGAACAACTTAACTTTAACCATCTAAACATAACAACCTTTGAGTTTGTTGTCACAGTTCTGCAACATGATGATTGGGACCAACCTGTCGTGATCATCAATGTGTATCACCCACCAGGGTACAACCAGCAACGATTCCGCAGGTTTCTGGACGAGTTTCAAAGTCTCCTGGATGAAGTCAAGAAGAACTACAGCAGCATCATTGTGGCTGGAGATTTCAACATACATGTTAATGAAGAAAGGAGGTCCTATACTGACgagtttgattttcttttgtggGTCAATAACCTGATACAGCATGTAGAGGAGCCAACACACGAAGGAGGTAACACTCTGGATCTGGTCATTACcacaaatgttgaaatctcTGGTCTTATTGTTCGGGATGATGGAGTATCAGATCATTACACAGTTTATTTTAATGCAAAGCCAAAAGATACAACagacaaaactgaacaaaatgaGAATGAAGAGCAGAAACGATTCAGAAAGATGTAG
- the LOC115574823 gene encoding reticulocyte-binding protein 2 homolog a-like isoform X1, whose amino-acid sequence MAIADQLVELMFSWIKKRENCAKKLKKLADELETLREKCNSAECAGSTVSVIGAASLIGAGVATFFTAGAAVPALAIVGGIYSGVGAAVSVTTKIIEHFSSSDTLKEAEKIEKENNETAKSIQNLFEQLKVEVKRMYPSANPDQVDRHVMTSFMGAVARRSGLKLNINFSQHESFYLIEPGMRQNSLNTFAMTAGLTVYGIFTVFSLKTAGKQSKLLIAEATKKLIKEMSAAGLKTAIKGGAMVVGGAVGMGFALSEAIDNWKDLIEKNHETEASRSLRKTADDILKMCRTLKDQFDNMRTVLEEMDRRQREEEERARRQLEEKEKARKQREDEVLAKRRGEEQEKAKKQLQEQKDEARKQREEEVLAKRRREEQEKAKKQLQEQKDEARKQREDEVLAKRRGEEQEKAKKQLQEQKDEARKQREDEVLAKRRGEEEEKAKKQLQEQKDEARKQREDEVLAKRRGEEEEKAKKQIKEQKEKARRRQEYEMQTGGEQKKNSQQAEQTGGDQGDDERDDKDKRRDQEGVEGDSEEETEEEESKHTGRKKKKKCHRKNRTTNRQIQTVDQGEINQTPPGTIRIGLLNTRSMNQRTSRISELITGNYLDVFLTTETWLRDDTADRVLSMATPEGFRSHYQVRDGRRGGGVANQFSEELQGEQLNFNHLNITTFEFVVTVLQHDDWDQPVVIINVYHPPGYNQQRFRRFLDEFQSLLDEVKKNYSSIIVAGDFNIHVNEERRSYTDEFDFLLWVNNLIQHVEEPTHEGGNTLDLVITTNVEISGLIVRDDGVSDHYTVYFNAKPKDTTDKTEQNENEEQKRFRKM is encoded by the exons ATGGCCATCGCTGATCAGCTGGTGGAGCTGATGTTCTCCTGGATCAAGAAGAGGGAGAACTGTGCAAAGAAGCTGAAGAAACTGGCTGATGAGTTGGAGACACTCAGGGAGAAATGCAACTCTGCAGAATGTGCTGGCAGCACAGTGTCGGTGATCGGAGCAGCGAGTCTGATTGGAGCCGGTGTGGCCACTTTCTTTACTGCCGGAGCAGCTGTTCCAGCTTTAGCTATTGTAGGAGGAATATATAGCGGTGTTGGTGCCGCTGTATCTGTAACTACAAAGATCATTGAGCACTTTTCATCCAGCGACACCTTGAAAGAGGCTGAGAAGATAGAAAAGGAGAACAATGAGACTGCAAAAAGCATCCAGAATCTGTTTGAGCAGctgaaggtggaggtgaagaGGATGTATCCCTCTGCTAACCCAGATCAAGTCGACCGACATGTCATGACTTCATTCATGGGAGCCGTGGCCAGAAGAAGTGGCCTGAAGCTGAACATCAATTTCAGTCAACATGAGAGTTTTTATCTCATTGAACCAGGAATGAGACAGAACTCACTCAACACTTTTGCAATGACAGCTGGACTGACAGTTTATggtattttcacagttttctcaCTGAAAACTGCTGGGAAACAATCTAAGCTTTTGATTGCTGAAGCAACCAAAAAACTCATCAAAGAAATGTCCGCAGCAGGATTGAAGACAGCTATTAAAGGCGGAGCCATG GTTGTGGGAGGAGCTGTTGGAATGGGGTTTGCTCTTTCTGAGGCAATTGACAACTGGAAAGACCTGATCGAGAAGAATCATGAGACTGAAGCGAGCCGAtcactgagaaaaacagctgATGACATTCTAAAGATGTGCCGTACACTGAAGGATCAGTTCGACAACATGAG GACGGTTCTGGAGGAGATGGacagaagacaaagagaagaggaggagagggccaGAAGACAActagaagagaaggagaaggccagaaaacaaagagaagatgAGGTGCTGGccaaaagaagaggagaagagcaaGAGAAGGCCAAAAAACAATTACAGGAGCAGAAGGATGAGgccagaaaacaaagagaagaggaggtgctggccaaaagaagaagagaagagcaaGAGAAGGCCAAAAAACAATTACAGGAGCAGAAGGATGAGgccagaaaacaaagagaagatgAGGTGCTGGccaaaagaagaggagaagagcaaGAGAAGGCCAAAAAACAATTACAGGAGCAGAAGGATGAGgccagaaaacaaagagaagatgAGGTGCTGGccaaaagaagaggagaagaggaagagaaggccAAAAAACAATTACAGGAGCAGAAGGATGAGgccagaaaacaaagagaagatgAGGTGCTGGccaaaagaagaggagaagaggaagagaaggccaaaaaacaaataaaggagcagaaggagaaggcCAGAAGACGACAGGAATATGAGATGCAAACTGGAggtgaacaaaagaaaaacagtcagcAGGCCGAACAGACTGGAGGTGATCAGGGAGATGATGAGAGGGATGATAAGGATAAAAGGAGAGATCAGGAGGGAGTGGAGGGTGATAGcgaggaagagacagaggaagaggagagcaagCACACTggtagaaagaaaaagaaaaagtgccatcgaaaaaacagaacaacgaATAGACAAATCCAAACTGTGGATCAGGGTGAGATCAACCAAACACCTCCTGGAACAATCAGGATCGGGTTGCTCAACACTCGGTCGATGAATCAAAGAACATCCAGGATCTCAGAGCTCATAACAGGAAACTACCTGGACGTCTTTCTCACAACAGAGACGTGGTTACGAGATGATACAGCAGACAGAGTCCTCAGTATGGCAACACCAGAAGGTTTCAGGTCCCACTATCAGGTGAGGGATggtagaagaggaggaggggtggccAATCAGTTCTCAGAGGAATTGCAGGGAGAACAACTTAACTTTAACCATCTAAACATAACAACCTTTGAGTTTGTTGTCACAGTTCTGCAACATGATGATTGGGACCAACCTGTCGTGATCATCAATGTGTATCACCCACCAGGGTACAACCAGCAACGATTCCGCAGGTTTCTGGACGAGTTTCAAAGTCTCCTGGATGAAGTCAAGAAGAACTACAGCAGCATCATTGTGGCTGGAGATTTCAACATACATGTTAATGAAGAAAGGAGGTCCTATACTGACgagtttgattttcttttgtggGTCAATAACCTGATACAGCATGTAGAGGAGCCAACACACGAAGGAGGTAACACTCTGGATCTGGTCATTACcacaaatgttgaaatctcTGGTCTTATTGTTCGGGATGATGGAGTATCAGATCATTACACAGTTTATTTTAATGCAAAGCCAAAAGATACAACagacaaaactgaacaaaatgaGAATGAAGAGCAGAAACGATTCAGAAAGATGTAG